The proteins below are encoded in one region of Hordeum vulgare subsp. vulgare chromosome 3H, MorexV3_pseudomolecules_assembly, whole genome shotgun sequence:
- the LOC123440895 gene encoding protein SRG1-like: MERIGDKVISRAEITDAAFADSTVIPDRYVRSDEVRDGVVVGDDESYELPVVDMARLLDPEFSDAETARLGSACRDWGFFQLTNHGVDEAVVQAMKDNTLQFFGLPLEKKKAVAIQANGFEGFGHHYNRASSEKLDWAESLILMTQQHEERNIEFWPADPSTFRDALDEYSMEMINLTSRLLVFMASDLGVEQEALMETFQGKRQSVAFHYYPPCRHPDKVIGITPHHDGLGLTLLLHVDDTPGLQVRKNGRWYPLNPLPGALVINVGDILQILTNGTYKSAEHRVLPDVEKGRATVVMFQNACVAGMVKPLPELGEATYKAIDLVEYVKGNFRALAEGTRFVDSLKIM, translated from the exons ATGGAGCGGATCGGCGACAAGGTGATCAGCAGGGCCGAGATCACGGACGCCGCGTTCGCCGACTCCACCGTGATCCCCGACAGGTATGTCCGGTCCGACGAGGTCAGGGACGGGGTCGTCGTGGGCGACGACGAGAGCTACGAGCTGCCGGTTGTAGACATGGCCAGGCTGCTTGACCCGGAGTTCTCGGACGCCGAGACCGCCAGGCTTGGCTCCGCGTGCCGAGACTGGGGCTTCTTCCAG TTAACAAACCACGGAGTCGACGAAGCAGTTGTACAAGCTATGAAAGATAACACTCTGCAGTTCTTCGGCTTGccgctggagaagaagaaagCGGTGGCCATCCAAGCAAATGGCTTCGAAGGATTTGGACACCACTACAACAGAGCATCGTCTGAAAAGTTGGACTGGGCAGAGAGCCTAATCCTCATGACACAGCAACACGAGGAAAGGAACATTGAGTTTTGGCCTGCCGATCCGTCAACATTTAG GGATGCACTTGATGAGTACTCAATGGAGATGATAAATCTCACAAGCCGCCTCTTGGTGTTCATGGCGAGCGACCTCGGAGTTGAGCAGGAGGCGCTCATGGAAACCTTCCAGGGCAAGAGGCAGAGTGTTGCCTTCCACTACTACCCTCCGTGCCGCCACCCGGACAAGGTGATCGGCATCACGCCGCACCACGACGGCCTCGGGCTGACGCTGCTGCTGCACGTGGACGACACCCCCGGCCTGCAGGTGAGGAAAAACGGCAGGTGGTACCCGTTGAACCCGCTGCCAGGCGCCCTCGTCATCAACGTCGGCGACATTCTCCAGATCCTCACCAATGGCACGTACAAGAGCGCCGAGCACAGGGTGCTGCCGGACGTCGAGAAAGGGCGGGCCACCGTGGTGATGTTTCAGAATGCTTGTGTTGCCGGAATGGTGAAGCCGCTCCCGGAGCTAGGGGAGGCGACGTACAAGGCCATCGACCTTGTTGAGTATGTCAAGGGGAACTTCAGGGCGCTGGCTGAAGGGACAAGGTTCGTGGATAGTCTCAAGATCATGTAA